One genomic region from Haloarcula sp. DT43 encodes:
- a CDS encoding phosphate uptake regulator PhoU — translation METRKVQRLGPSTLAMTLPAEWASAHDVEKGDEVSLRMGGKGTLTVMPESVQTEESEAIIHAENLDADSVERAIVAQYVLGRRVIHVEAPEGETLESSHINAVYNAETQLMGLGVIEETPDRIAIRCSVDPEDFTLNNLLERLESTGSTMRNEAVKSLAHGNPDLAQRALNRERQANKIFVLLLRLIFTAYQNPNLARAVGLNDGFPLIGYRSIAKNLELTADNAEDIAEIALETEDHSLNVDSSTMRRIREFTDQVNDITELAVQAAVDRNYDTAIQVRELYKDIGDKEHEILDDLPEMDNEALLEVREVLVSLQQTAEFAVRSAEIATNLALNEESEHTTIE, via the coding sequence ATGGAAACCCGGAAAGTCCAGCGATTGGGACCGTCGACGCTCGCGATGACGTTGCCGGCGGAGTGGGCCAGCGCACACGACGTCGAGAAAGGCGACGAGGTGTCGCTGCGGATGGGCGGCAAGGGCACACTGACAGTCATGCCCGAGTCCGTGCAGACGGAAGAGTCGGAGGCCATCATCCACGCAGAGAACCTCGACGCCGACTCCGTCGAGCGGGCCATCGTCGCCCAGTACGTGCTCGGCCGGCGCGTCATCCACGTCGAAGCCCCGGAGGGCGAGACACTGGAATCCTCCCACATCAACGCCGTCTACAACGCCGAGACCCAGCTGATGGGGCTGGGCGTCATCGAGGAGACGCCCGACCGAATCGCCATCCGCTGTTCGGTCGACCCGGAGGACTTCACGCTCAACAACCTCCTCGAACGGCTGGAATCGACCGGCTCGACGATGCGAAACGAGGCGGTGAAGTCACTCGCCCACGGCAACCCCGACCTCGCCCAGCGGGCGCTCAACCGCGAGCGGCAGGCCAACAAGATATTCGTCCTCCTGTTGCGGCTCATCTTCACGGCCTACCAGAACCCGAACCTCGCGCGGGCTGTCGGCCTCAACGACGGCTTCCCGCTCATCGGCTACCGCTCGATTGCGAAGAACCTCGAACTGACCGCCGACAACGCCGAGGACATCGCCGAAATCGCCCTGGAGACCGAGGACCACTCGCTCAACGTCGACAGTTCGACGATGCGGCGCATCCGCGAATTCACCGACCAGGTCAACGACATCACCGAACTCGCGGTCCAAGCGGCCGTCGACCGCAACTACGACACCGCGATTCAGGTCCGGGAGCTGTACAAGGACATCGGCGACAAGGAACACGAGATTCTAGACGACCTGCCGGAGATGGACAACGAGGCGCTGCTGGAAGTGCGTGAAGTGCTCGTCAGTCTCCAGCAGACCGCCGAGTTCGCGGTCCGGAGCGCCGAAATCGCGACGAACCTCGCGCTCAACGAGGAGTCCGAGCACACGACCATCGAATAG
- a CDS encoding ATP-NAD kinase family protein gives MRRIAVVVNPIAGMGGRVGLKGTDGKVEEARRRGAEQRAPDRARQALASLAEVGADVELLAYGDPMGAGLARDVGFDPVVVGFPVNADETTSEDTRAAVRAFVEADADVILFVGGDGTAVDVATTLDELDAAVPILGVPAGVKVYSSVFGVSPRAAGRIVARFSETERAEVNDIDEDAFRGGEVVTELRAVATVPVADQRQSAKQLGGGSVESLAESVADAVEAGVTYVLGPGSTVGAIKDELGFDGTTLGVDVWRDGEVLVRDAAESDILDALGDRNVIVVSPIGGQGFVFGRGNQQLSPAVIRQCDLEVVASRRKLDGIGTLRVDTGDPELDADLRGWIRVRVGRHERRLVEVV, from the coding sequence ATGCGACGTATCGCTGTCGTCGTCAACCCCATCGCCGGCATGGGCGGGCGCGTCGGGCTCAAGGGCACTGACGGGAAAGTCGAGGAGGCGCGCCGCCGCGGCGCGGAGCAGCGCGCACCGGACCGGGCCCGGCAGGCGCTGGCGTCACTCGCCGAGGTCGGAGCGGACGTGGAACTGCTCGCCTACGGCGACCCGATGGGGGCGGGACTCGCCCGCGACGTGGGGTTCGACCCCGTGGTGGTCGGGTTCCCGGTAAACGCCGATGAGACGACGAGCGAGGACACGCGGGCTGCGGTTCGGGCCTTCGTCGAGGCCGACGCGGACGTGATTCTGTTCGTCGGCGGCGACGGCACGGCCGTGGACGTGGCGACGACCCTCGACGAACTGGACGCGGCGGTCCCGATTCTGGGCGTTCCCGCGGGCGTCAAGGTGTACTCCTCCGTGTTCGGCGTGTCGCCGCGGGCGGCCGGCCGCATCGTCGCCCGCTTCTCGGAGACGGAGCGGGCGGAGGTCAACGACATCGACGAGGACGCGTTCAGGGGCGGGGAGGTCGTCACGGAACTGCGGGCGGTCGCCACGGTCCCCGTCGCCGACCAGCGCCAGTCGGCCAAGCAGCTGGGCGGCGGGAGCGTCGAGTCGCTCGCGGAAAGCGTCGCCGACGCCGTCGAGGCGGGCGTCACGTACGTCCTCGGTCCGGGTAGCACCGTCGGCGCTATCAAGGACGAACTCGGGTTCGACGGGACGACGCTCGGCGTGGACGTGTGGCGCGACGGCGAGGTGCTCGTCCGTGACGCCGCGGAATCGGATATCCTCGACGCCCTCGGCGACCGGAACGTCATCGTCGTCTCGCCTATCGGCGGGCAGGGCTTCGTGTTCGGCCGTGGGAACCAGCAGCTGTCGCCGGCGGTCATCAGGCAGTGTGACCTCGAAGTCGTCGCCTCGCGGCGGAAACTGGACGGCATCGGGACGCTCCGTGTCGACACCGGCGACCCGGAACTGGACGCGGACCTGCGCGGCTGGATACGGGTCCGCGTCGGCCGGCACGAGCGCAGGCTCGTCGAAGTGGTCTGA
- a CDS encoding competence/damage-inducible protein A: MRVAVVTVGDELLSGETVNTNAAWLGQRLAERGVTVGRTTVVPDEVADIARVVNEYHAEFDAVLVTGGLGPTHDDKTIEAVAAAFGRDVVESEDAIAWLEEHGGYTRDDLTDGTGEVPEGSRVLPNHEGVAPGCVVENCYVLPGVPAEMKRMFEEVAEEFAGEQRYVRTVDAAEPESALLDRLAEVQEQFPVKVGSYPGDYVTVRFEGTEEDLVEEAAAWFGERVESPATE, from the coding sequence ATGCGCGTCGCGGTAGTCACCGTCGGGGACGAACTGCTCAGTGGCGAGACGGTCAACACGAACGCCGCGTGGCTGGGACAGCGGCTCGCGGAGCGTGGCGTCACCGTCGGCCGGACGACGGTCGTCCCCGACGAGGTCGCGGACATCGCCCGCGTGGTCAACGAGTACCACGCGGAGTTCGACGCCGTCCTCGTCACCGGCGGTCTGGGACCGACCCACGACGACAAGACCATCGAGGCCGTCGCCGCGGCGTTCGGGCGGGACGTGGTCGAGAGCGAAGACGCCATCGCGTGGCTGGAGGAACACGGCGGATACACGCGCGATGACCTGACCGACGGGACCGGCGAGGTGCCCGAGGGGTCCCGCGTCCTGCCCAATCACGAGGGCGTCGCCCCCGGCTGTGTCGTCGAGAACTGCTACGTCCTGCCGGGCGTGCCGGCCGAGATGAAGCGGATGTTCGAGGAGGTCGCGGAGGAGTTCGCCGGCGAGCAGCGGTACGTCCGCACCGTCGACGCCGCCGAGCCCGAGAGCGCGCTGCTTGACCGGCTGGCGGAGGTACAGGAGCAGTTCCCCGTCAAGGTCGGCAGCTATCCGGGCGACTACGTGACCGTCCGGTTCGAGGGGACGGAGGAGGACCTGGTCGAGGAAGCGGCCGCGTGGTTCGGCGAGCGGGTCGAGTCGCCGGCGACGGAGTGA
- a CDS encoding helix-turn-helix transcriptional regulator, translating into MRSIDDIRQMERLVVASLVLGLLLGSGAAPAAASQPTDESVGVQTPDGFDRTTFQVTLYQNGSAEWAIVHRTPLENDTDQQQFEEFAADFEQSEQPLYRNFVEQSALLTQYGTNVTGRNMSATDYERSATVDPLQNTGTVTMSFQWRNFAVVSGDSVVVSDVFEGGFYIGSSQSFVFERGPGLTFVDVQPVPDSQSAPDSLERSESVTWNGEQSFNDRRPYVELRPPEPEASAGEEARTTAAADAPDEAGAGPSWLFPVAVVVLVVLAGGAAAWRSGALPGTLGSDDPPASTPSAADAGESATADAAATTETPDEPAVPDEELLTDSDRVRKLLEENGGRMKQVDIVDNTDWSKSKVSMLLSDMEEEGDISKLRVGRENIISLAGQEPDAAGSPFDDE; encoded by the coding sequence ATGCGGTCCATCGATGATATACGACAGATGGAACGCCTCGTCGTCGCCAGTCTCGTGCTGGGTCTCCTGCTGGGAAGCGGTGCCGCGCCGGCGGCGGCGTCACAGCCGACCGACGAGAGCGTCGGCGTCCAGACGCCGGACGGGTTCGACCGGACGACGTTCCAGGTCACGCTGTACCAGAACGGGTCCGCGGAGTGGGCCATCGTCCACCGGACGCCGCTCGAAAACGACACCGACCAGCAGCAGTTCGAGGAGTTCGCCGCTGACTTCGAGCAGTCCGAACAGCCGCTGTACCGGAACTTCGTCGAGCAATCGGCGCTGCTGACGCAGTACGGGACGAACGTCACCGGTCGGAACATGAGCGCGACCGACTACGAACGGTCGGCGACGGTCGACCCGCTCCAGAACACCGGGACGGTGACGATGTCGTTCCAGTGGCGCAACTTCGCCGTCGTCTCCGGCGACTCCGTCGTCGTCAGCGACGTGTTCGAGGGCGGCTTCTACATCGGGTCGAGCCAGTCGTTCGTCTTCGAGCGCGGTCCCGGACTGACCTTCGTCGACGTCCAGCCGGTCCCGGACTCACAGAGCGCGCCCGACTCGCTGGAACGCAGCGAGAGCGTCACCTGGAACGGCGAGCAGTCGTTCAACGACCGCCGGCCCTACGTAGAACTGCGCCCGCCCGAACCCGAGGCGAGCGCCGGAGAGGAGGCCCGAACCACGGCAGCCGCCGACGCGCCCGATGAAGCCGGTGCCGGGCCGTCGTGGCTGTTCCCGGTCGCCGTCGTCGTCCTCGTCGTCCTCGCCGGCGGGGCGGCCGCGTGGCGGTCCGGGGCGCTCCCGGGGACGCTGGGGAGCGACGACCCGCCCGCCTCGACGCCGTCGGCCGCCGACGCGGGAGAGTCGGCGACGGCGGACGCGGCAGCGACGACAGAGACGCCCGACGAGCCGGCCGTCCCCGACGAGGAACTGCTCACCGACAGCGACCGCGTCCGCAAGCTGCTGGAGGAAAACGGCGGCCGGATGAAGCAGGTCGACATCGTCGACAACACCGACTGGTCGAAATCGAAGGTGAGCATGCTCCTCTCGGACATGGAGGAGGAGGGCGACATCTCGAAGCTCAGGGTCGGCCGCGAGAACATCATCAGCCTCGCCGGCCAGGAGCCCGACGCCGCCGGGTCGCCGTTCGACGACGAGTGA
- a CDS encoding branched-chain amino acid ABC transporter permease encodes MGIAEFTRDGRVVLGDRPGAVAVAAVCGYLLLDLVAKLAGTTVFFLGTKLLGGSLTVGSLLSMVVDGLLVGLAVGLAGIGLSMTYSILDFANFAHGDTVTAGAFLGWVAAYIAAGLGTGAPVAELFMLNSGRQLSTVTTFLPVLLGLVVAGVGSVGVVLLVDRLTYRPMRDADNISLLIASIGVALALRYLIAFVFGTQTSGVASGGLRVTVLSTISVTDNEITLLVVSILLMLGVHLLLQRTKLGKAMRAMADNEDLARVTGIPTERVIRLTWILGGSLAGIGGYLLVLESGTIGFNFGWVLLLLIFAAVIVGGIGSIYGAMAGGVLIGLVDSLALIWIPYGLTRASAFLVLIVVLLLRPSGIFGGVSTA; translated from the coding sequence ATGGGAATTGCTGAGTTCACGAGAGACGGTCGCGTGGTGTTGGGTGACCGACCGGGGGCAGTGGCGGTGGCCGCGGTGTGTGGCTACCTCCTGCTTGACCTGGTCGCGAAGCTCGCCGGGACAACCGTGTTCTTTCTGGGAACCAAACTGCTGGGTGGGTCGCTCACCGTGGGCTCGTTGCTCTCGATGGTGGTCGACGGACTGCTGGTCGGCCTGGCCGTCGGTCTCGCCGGCATCGGCCTGTCGATGACCTACAGCATCCTCGATTTCGCTAACTTCGCACACGGTGACACGGTGACTGCCGGGGCGTTCCTGGGGTGGGTCGCCGCGTACATCGCCGCCGGCCTCGGGACCGGCGCGCCGGTCGCCGAACTGTTCATGCTCAACTCCGGCCGGCAGTTGAGTACCGTGACGACCTTCCTGCCGGTGCTTCTCGGGCTCGTCGTCGCCGGCGTCGGGTCGGTCGGCGTCGTCTTGCTCGTGGACCGACTCACCTACCGCCCCATGCGCGATGCGGACAACATCTCCCTGCTCATCGCCTCTATCGGCGTCGCGCTCGCGCTCCGGTACCTCATCGCCTTCGTCTTCGGCACCCAGACCAGCGGGGTCGCGAGCGGCGGCCTCCGGGTGACGGTGCTGTCGACCATCTCCGTCACCGACAACGAAATCACGCTGCTCGTGGTGTCGATCCTGTTGATGCTGGGCGTCCACCTGCTCCTCCAGCGGACCAAACTCGGCAAGGCGATGCGGGCGATGGCCGACAACGAGGACCTCGCGCGAGTGACCGGGATTCCGACCGAGCGGGTCATCCGGCTGACCTGGATTCTCGGCGGGAGCCTCGCCGGTATCGGCGGCTACCTGCTCGTTCTGGAGAGCGGCACCATCGGCTTCAACTTCGGCTGGGTTCTGCTGTTGCTCATCTTCGCCGCGGTCATCGTCGGCGGTATCGGCTCGATATACGGGGCGATGGCCGGCGGCGTCCTCATCGGACTGGTCGACAGCCTGGCGCTCATCTGGATCCCGTACGGGCTGACGCGGGCCTCGGCGTTCCTCGTGCTCATCGTCGTCCTGCTGCTTCGCCCGTCCGGCATCTTCGGGGGGGTGTCGACGGCGTGA
- a CDS encoding branched-chain amino acid ABC transporter permease, which produces MSAADAVRDRLDALPDLGLVAGFVVSIWAVMFVLALAVGGPQWTNLAVGFIGSVTVLMGGYAILALALNLQWGYTGLFNIGIAGFMAVGAYTTAILTAPTDPAAGAVPGLGLPLWVGLIGGMAMAAIIGGLAALPALRLKADYLAIVTVAFSEIIRLIVNWDGLSEVSLFGVPVGTGGATGISFKSANEVASGLVNGVGQPLVTAAEGVGVSGPNLANLTYGLLLLLVVAASYWVLARITNSPFGRVLKAIREDETVTQSLGKDTRLFKIKTFMIGCALMGLAGVLFRGQAGYVSPQQFRPTITFYVFAALIIGGSGSNTGSIIGAATFSGLLFYLPARLGETISLGGSGGPGNIVEAVAGLASLDPFPLLAYTVGNVSTLRFVLIGVVLIYIIQNQPEGLLGHRNEPATSVSLDRSESSPGGETDE; this is translated from the coding sequence GTGAGCGCCGCTGACGCCGTCCGGGACCGCCTCGACGCGCTCCCGGACCTGGGGCTGGTCGCCGGCTTCGTCGTCAGCATCTGGGCAGTCATGTTCGTGCTGGCGCTGGCCGTCGGCGGCCCGCAGTGGACGAACCTCGCTGTCGGCTTCATCGGCAGCGTGACCGTCCTGATGGGCGGGTACGCTATCCTCGCGCTGGCGCTGAACCTCCAGTGGGGGTACACCGGCCTGTTCAACATCGGCATCGCGGGGTTCATGGCCGTCGGCGCGTACACGACGGCGATTCTCACCGCACCGACCGACCCGGCCGCCGGGGCGGTCCCGGGGCTCGGCCTCCCGCTGTGGGTCGGCCTCATCGGCGGCATGGCGATGGCCGCCATCATCGGCGGGCTTGCGGCCCTGCCGGCGCTCCGGCTGAAGGCCGACTACCTCGCAATCGTCACGGTCGCGTTCTCCGAAATCATCCGGCTCATCGTCAACTGGGACGGTCTGTCGGAGGTCTCGCTGTTCGGGGTACCGGTCGGTACCGGCGGCGCGACCGGCATCTCGTTCAAGTCCGCCAACGAGGTCGCGTCGGGGCTCGTCAACGGCGTCGGCCAGCCGCTCGTGACCGCCGCGGAGGGCGTCGGCGTCTCCGGGCCGAACCTGGCGAATCTCACCTATGGGCTCCTCCTCCTCCTGGTCGTAGCCGCGAGCTACTGGGTGCTCGCCCGAATCACGAACTCGCCCTTCGGCCGCGTACTGAAAGCCATCCGCGAGGACGAGACCGTGACCCAGTCGCTTGGCAAGGACACCCGGCTGTTCAAAATCAAGACGTTCATGATAGGCTGTGCGCTGATGGGGCTGGCCGGCGTCCTGTTCCGCGGACAGGCGGGCTACGTCAGCCCACAGCAGTTCCGGCCGACGATTACCTTCTACGTGTTCGCGGCGCTCATCATCGGTGGTTCCGGCTCCAACACCGGGAGCATCATCGGCGCGGCGACGTTCTCGGGGCTGCTGTTTTACCTGCCGGCGCGGCTGGGCGAGACCATCTCGCTGGGCGGCTCCGGCGGCCCCGGCAACATCGTCGAGGCGGTCGCCGGGCTCGCGTCGCTCGACCCGTTCCCCCTGCTCGCCTACACCGTCGGCAACGTCAGCACGCTCCGGTTCGTCCTCATCGGCGTCGTACTCATCTACATCATCCAGAACCAGCCAGAGGGGCTTCTGGGTCACCGGAACGAACCCGCGACGAGCGTGAGTCTGGACCGGTCGGAGTCCAGCCCAGGAGGTGAGACTGATGAGTGA
- a CDS encoding ABC transporter ATP-binding protein produces the protein MSEPDAVERTETAVTSDAIDSPLLEVDGLRKEFGGVVAVDGATFSVAGGSLTGLIGPNGAGKSTTFNCITGIHEPTGGRVTFDGESITGLPPYTLANRGLVRTFQIARELSDMTVLENVMLAPGGQIGESVVRSVTPGLRGDVIRDETEVRDRAWETLEFFEIDHLAHENAGTLSGGQRKLLEMARVLMTDPEMILLDEPLAGVNPTLEEKLLERIHELRREQGLTFLLVEHDMDVIMNNCEHIIVMHQGGVLAEGDAETIKSDERVLEAYLGGDV, from the coding sequence ATGAGTGAGCCCGACGCCGTGGAGCGAACGGAGACCGCCGTCACGAGCGACGCCATTGACTCGCCGCTGCTGGAAGTCGACGGCCTCCGCAAGGAGTTCGGCGGCGTCGTCGCGGTCGACGGGGCGACGTTCTCCGTGGCTGGGGGGTCCCTGACCGGCCTCATCGGCCCCAACGGGGCCGGCAAGTCGACGACGTTCAACTGCATCACCGGCATCCACGAGCCGACCGGCGGGCGGGTCACCTTCGACGGCGAGAGCATCACCGGCCTCCCGCCGTACACGCTCGCCAACCGCGGGCTGGTCAGGACGTTCCAGATAGCCCGCGAACTCTCCGACATGACCGTCCTGGAGAACGTGATGCTCGCGCCGGGCGGACAGATAGGCGAGTCGGTCGTCCGGTCGGTCACACCGGGGCTGCGCGGCGACGTCATCAGGGACGAAACCGAGGTCCGCGACCGCGCGTGGGAGACGCTGGAATTCTTCGAAATCGACCACCTCGCCCACGAGAACGCCGGCACGCTCTCGGGCGGCCAGCGGAAACTGCTCGAGATGGCGCGGGTCCTGATGACCGACCCCGAGATGATTCTGCTGGACGAGCCGCTGGCCGGCGTCAATCCGACGCTGGAGGAGAAGCTACTGGAGCGCATCCACGAACTCCGCCGGGAGCAGGGGCTGACCTTCCTGCTCGTCGAACACGACATGGACGTCATCATGAACAACTGCGAACACATCATCGTCATGCACCAGGGGGGCGTCCTCGCCGAAGGGGATGCGGAGACAATCAAGTCCGACGAGCGGGTACTGGAAGCGTACCTGGGGGGTGACGTATGA
- a CDS encoding ABC transporter ATP-binding protein, translating into MSRATESEAVTLPNPSERLLAIRNLDAGYGDLQVLSDVHMDVADGEYVVIVGPNGAGKSTVMKSVFGLTTYMGGEVVFDGTDISERNPDEIIYEGISYVPQTGNVFGSLSVRENLEMGAYILDEVPEDRIEDVYERFPILRERSDQSAGTLSGGQQQMLAMGRALMLDPDLLLLDEPSAGLAPDLVEDMFDRIDRINDDGTAVLMVEQNAKEALRRCDRGYVLVQGQNRYEDEGSVLLNDEQVRQDFLGG; encoded by the coding sequence ATGAGCCGCGCGACGGAGTCCGAGGCTGTCACGCTCCCCAACCCGTCAGAGCGCCTCCTCGCGATTCGGAACCTCGACGCCGGCTACGGCGACCTGCAGGTCCTCAGTGACGTCCACATGGACGTCGCCGACGGCGAGTACGTCGTCATCGTCGGCCCGAACGGGGCTGGCAAGTCGACGGTGATGAAGTCCGTCTTCGGCCTGACGACGTACATGGGCGGGGAAGTCGTCTTCGACGGCACCGATATCAGCGAGCGCAATCCCGACGAAATCATCTACGAGGGCATCAGCTACGTGCCCCAGACTGGCAACGTGTTCGGCTCGCTGAGCGTCCGCGAGAACCTGGAGATGGGCGCGTACATCCTCGACGAAGTTCCGGAGGACCGCATCGAGGACGTGTACGAGCGGTTCCCGATTCTCCGGGAGCGGTCCGACCAGTCGGCCGGAACGCTGTCGGGCGGCCAACAGCAGATGCTCGCCATGGGGCGGGCGCTGATGCTCGACCCCGACCTGCTGTTGCTCGACGAGCCCTCTGCCGGCCTGGCCCCGGACCTCGTCGAGGACATGTTCGACCGCATCGACCGCATCAACGACGACGGGACGGCGGTGCTGATGGTAGAGCAAAACGCCAAGGAAGCGCTCAGGCGGTGTGACCGCGGCTACGTGCTCGTACAGGGGCAGAACCGCTACGAGGACGAGGGCTCAGTCCTGCTCAACGACGAGCAGGTCCGCCAGGACTTCCTTGGCGGATAA
- a CDS encoding ABC transporter substrate-binding protein, whose translation MSRDTSRRTFLKRTGAVSTVGLLGGLAGCSTEQTGGDGGDGGTTGTESGGDGGADSPDVLMVVGYPQSGVQLFKDYYADYGDDAADILVTDGLQDGELPSNVGNDMSNVRGTAPSAAGPGVNTFTEQFTSQFDYDEAGVFTSQAYDATAVQILANVLAGENDGQAVRDHMRVVANPGGDSYGPSELPAAVEAAAAGENIQYEGASSAVNFDSNGDMASAQYQVFGFQDGGGIESLNTVDFSAGDDMPQPEPSGSGSDAGRTVRFGVLMPETGDLGPLGRPIRDAALLPALQLEDEVDFEFDYQVGDTQTQAQAGIDAANSLVSAGYPSITGAASSETTIQVARNVLIDSGVVGCSPASTSPTITNLEDDDYIFRTPPSDALQGQVLAQVGMSELGAQTASTLYVNNSYGQALQDAFATAFENEGGTIVNQVGFEQQQSSYTSEINSAMNQ comes from the coding sequence ATGAGTCGCGATACCAGCCGACGAACGTTTCTGAAGCGCACTGGGGCGGTAAGCACAGTCGGTCTGCTCGGCGGACTGGCGGGCTGTTCGACCGAACAGACCGGCGGTGACGGCGGCGACGGCGGAACGACCGGCACCGAGTCGGGCGGCGACGGCGGTGCGGACTCGCCCGACGTGCTGATGGTCGTCGGCTACCCACAGAGCGGTGTCCAACTGTTCAAGGACTACTACGCCGACTACGGCGACGACGCCGCCGATATCCTCGTGACCGACGGGCTGCAGGACGGCGAACTCCCCAGCAACGTCGGCAACGACATGTCGAACGTCCGCGGCACGGCCCCGTCGGCGGCCGGGCCCGGCGTCAACACGTTCACGGAGCAGTTCACGTCCCAGTTCGACTACGACGAGGCCGGCGTGTTCACGTCCCAGGCCTACGACGCGACGGCGGTCCAGATTCTGGCGAACGTGCTGGCCGGCGAAAACGACGGGCAGGCCGTCCGTGACCACATGCGCGTCGTCGCCAACCCGGGCGGCGACTCGTACGGCCCCTCGGAGCTACCAGCGGCCGTCGAAGCGGCCGCCGCCGGCGAGAACATCCAGTACGAGGGCGCATCGAGCGCCGTCAACTTCGACAGCAACGGGGACATGGCCTCGGCGCAGTACCAGGTCTTCGGCTTCCAGGACGGCGGCGGCATCGAGTCGCTCAACACCGTCGATTTCAGCGCCGGCGACGACATGCCCCAGCCGGAACCCAGCGGCTCCGGCAGCGATGCCGGCCGGACGGTTCGGTTCGGCGTGTTGATGCCCGAGACCGGCGACCTCGGGCCGCTTGGCAGGCCCATCCGTGACGCGGCGTTGCTCCCGGCCCTGCAACTCGAAGACGAGGTCGACTTCGAGTTCGACTATCAGGTCGGCGACACCCAGACCCAGGCACAGGCGGGCATCGACGCGGCGAACTCCCTCGTCAGCGCGGGCTACCCCTCCATCACCGGTGCGGCCAGTTCGGAGACGACGATTCAGGTCGCCAGGAACGTGCTCATCGACAGCGGCGTGGTCGGCTGCTCGCCGGCCTCCACGTCGCCGACGATTACCAACCTCGAAGACGACGACTACATCTTCCGCACCCCGCCGAGCGACGCCCTGCAGGGCCAGGTTCTCGCGCAGGTCGGGATGTCCGAACTCGGTGCCCAGACCGCCTCGACGCTGTACGTCAACAACAGCTACGGCCAGGCGCTCCAGGACGCGTTCGCCACCGCGTTCGAGAACGAGGGCGGCACCATCGTCAACCAGGTCGGCTTCGAGCAACAGCAGTCCTCGTACACGTCAGAAATCAACAGCGCGATGAACCAGTAA
- the sod gene encoding superoxide dismutase has translation MSEHSDPELPPLPYDYDALEPHISEQVLTWHHDTHHQGYVNGLASAEETLAENRDAGEFGSSAGAMGNVTHNGSGHYLHTLFWENMDPNGGGEPEGDLLDRIEEDFGSYEGWKGEFEAAASAAGGWALLVYDPVAKQLRNVPVGKHDQGALWGSHPILALDVWEHSYYYDYGPARGDFIDAFFEVVNWDKVAEEYEKVVGRVE, from the coding sequence ATGTCCGAACATTCCGACCCCGAGCTGCCACCGCTCCCGTACGACTACGACGCACTGGAACCTCACATCTCCGAACAGGTGCTCACCTGGCACCACGACACCCACCATCAGGGCTACGTAAACGGCCTCGCGTCGGCCGAGGAGACGCTCGCGGAGAACCGCGACGCCGGTGAGTTCGGTTCGAGCGCCGGAGCGATGGGCAACGTCACCCACAACGGCAGTGGACACTATCTCCACACGCTGTTCTGGGAGAACATGGACCCCAACGGCGGCGGCGAGCCGGAGGGGGACCTCCTCGACCGCATCGAGGAGGACTTCGGCTCCTACGAGGGCTGGAAGGGCGAGTTCGAGGCCGCGGCCTCGGCCGCCGGCGGCTGGGCCCTGCTCGTGTACGACCCCGTCGCCAAGCAACTGCGCAACGTCCCGGTCGGCAAGCACGACCAGGGCGCGCTCTGGGGCTCCCATCCCATCCTCGCGCTCGACGTCTGGGAGCACTCCTACTACTACGACTACGGCCCCGCCCGCGGTGACTTCATCGACGCGTTCTTCGAGGTCGTCAACTGGGACAAGGTCGCCGAAGAGTACGAGAAGGTCGTCGGTCGCGTCGAATAA